In Drosophila willistoni isolate 14030-0811.24 chromosome XR unlocalized genomic scaffold, UCI_dwil_1.1 Seg144, whole genome shotgun sequence, one DNA window encodes the following:
- the LOC6638769 gene encoding keratin, type II cytoskeletal 1, which translates to MDPEFVNKYNQVLSRLKQVENFDGTDPGKLPQFLNKIEALMPAINSFDEFYKTQLIGHIKNKCTDRARDAVFTRQMSAPAGPANGHGGGAHRTESWLKIKDQLLHNYAERESSYALIHKLRSAVLDSNIELYYQKISKLKHRLINRKLTHNDTLYSLEDIERITLQVFRDHLPEPTHSMILRRNPKSMEEAYRYIVEVQQQFYTQSGSLGLDQGATFSTSHKQTYGGIGSGVGVGMGGVGISTVGLGIGVASCSGGGGGIGVGGNGGNSYSSSYQRQMSDRGLQNKNYYNQSAPLVGAGKSNPMFKSIGGNPAFKSSFSYNGSSSSSSNNSFMGLDKNKSKDNSANNKNKNMKMTSGWRK; encoded by the coding sequence ATGGATCCTGAATTTGTGAATAAATATAATCAGGTGCTCAGCCGTTTGAAGCAAGTGGAGAATTTCGATGGTACCGATCCCGGAAAGTTAccacaatttttaaataaaatcgaaGCACTTATGCCGGCCATTAATAGTTTTGATGAATTTTATAAAACTCAATTGATTGGccatattaaaaataaatgtactGACCGTGCCCGAGATGCCGTATTCACACGCCAAATGAGTGCTCCAGCGGGGCCGGCCAATGGTCATGGTGGTGGAGCACATCGCACCGAATCCTGGCTGAAAATCAAGGATCAATTGCTACACAATTATGCGGAAAGGGAGAGTAGCTATGCCCTGATTCATAAGTTACGCAGTGCCGTCTTGGACTCAAATATTGAATTGTATTATCAAAAGATATCGAAATTGAAGCATCGCCTAATTAATCGCAAATTGACCCACAATGACACACTATACTCGTTGGAGGACATCGAAAGGATAACACTGCAAGTGTTTCGCGATCATTTGCCAGAGCCAACGCATTCAATGATATTGCGCCGCAATCCCAAATCCATGGAGGAGGCCTACAGATACATAGTGGAAGTCCAGCAGCAATTCTACACGCAAAGTGGATCCCTTGGCCTGGATCAGGGGGCAACATTCAGCACTAGCCACAAGCAGACCTACGGAGGTATCGGCAGTGGCGTGGGTGTGGGCATGGGTGGTGTGGGCATCAGCACCGTGGGCCTGGGCATTGGCGTGGCCAGCTGcagtggcggcggcggtggcatCGGAGTCGGTGGCAATGGGGGCAACTCCTACTCCTCATCATACCAGAGGCAAATGTCTGATAGGGGcttgcaaaataaaaactattacAATCAATCTGCCCCCTTGGTGGGTGCTGGCAAATCGAATCCCATGTTCAAAAGTATTGGCGGTAATCCGGCATTCAAATCGAGTTTTAGTTATAATGGAtcgagcagcagcagcagcaacaatagtTTTATGGGCTTAGATAAAAACAAATCCAAGGATAATTCCGCCaataataagaataaa